In a single window of the Candidatus Neomarinimicrobiota bacterium genome:
- a CDS encoding 50S ribosomal protein L9 — protein MEVILLQDVETLGTSGDIIVVKPGYARNFLFPRSLAVRSSKRNRALADEKKKVAKSRALREAKSYEELISNLKKTEITIEVQVGGEDRLFGSVTSQDIHKALAGKGIEVDRHAILLEEPIKALGIYDVPVKITKGLNQEVKVYIIQA, from the coding sequence ATGGAAGTCATTTTATTGCAAGACGTTGAAACGCTAGGTACTTCCGGTGATATCATTGTTGTAAAGCCGGGATATGCACGGAATTTTCTGTTCCCTCGGAGTTTGGCAGTTCGCTCATCCAAACGTAACCGCGCATTGGCAGATGAAAAGAAAAAAGTTGCTAAATCACGCGCATTACGGGAGGCAAAATCCTACGAAGAATTAATCAGCAATCTTAAGAAAACTGAGATTACTATTGAAGTTCAAGTCGGTGGTGAAGATCGTTTATTTGGTTCGGTTACGAGCCAGGATATTCACAAGGCATTGGCCGGAAAAGGAATTGAAGTGGATCGCCACGCAATTCTTTTGGAAGAACCAATCAAAGCACTAGGGATTTATGATGTGCCGGTTAAAATTACCAAAGGGTTAAACCAAG